The proteins below come from a single Lasioglossum baleicum chromosome 20, iyLasBale1, whole genome shotgun sequence genomic window:
- the LOC143218930 gene encoding uncharacterized protein LOC143218930 produces MVFQIVLAALVASTIAGTYENEYYQYRGPPAPLSNDGMVMDTPEVARARAIHLAMHAEALTKLRKARKDYDMYDNSDTTMMMPKRMLEMTEAPVAPKRQRQRPIIAPLAPDGRVMDTPEVAAAKSAHMAAHARAASKASEFYELDVFDGRKNLVYLAPLRVTYNQATPIVYRGPFAPLGADGRVIDTPEVIKAREAHMKAHARARAMSMKNDLYY; encoded by the exons ATGGTTTTCCAGATAGTTCTGGCTGCATTGGTCGCGTCCACCATTGCTGGAACGTACGAGAACGAATATTATCAGTACAGGGGTCCACCAGCGCCGCTCTCGAATGATGGAATGGTTATGGACACGCCGGAAGTGGCCCGCGCGAGGGCCATCCACTTGGCGATGCACGCTGAGGCCCTGACTAAGTTGAGGAAGGCCCGGAAGGACTACGACATGTACGACAACAGCGACACGACGATGATGATGCCTAAAAGAATGCTCGAGATGACGGAGGCGCCGGTGGCTCCCAAAAGACAGCGTCAACGACCTATAATTGCGCCACTGGCACCCGATGGTCGGGTCATGGACACTCCTGAG GTGGCCGCTGCCAAAAGCGCCCATATGGCAGCGCACGCCCGCGCAGCGTCGAAGGCATCGGAATTTTACGAACTGGACGTGTTCGACGGGAggaaaaatttggtctacttGGCCCCGCTACGAGTGACGTACAACCAAGCCACGCCCATCGTTTATCGAGGACCATTCGCGCCGCTGGGCGCCGATGGGCGTGTCATCGACACGCCGGAAGTGATAAAGGCACGCGAGGCACACATGAAGGCTCATGCACGCGCTCGAGCCATGTCCATGAAGAATGATCTGTACTACTGA
- the LOC143218926 gene encoding uncharacterized protein LOC143218926, protein MRGLIILFAVVASCRAGYVSPPSYGEPHVHAQPLPQRFAPPAPVGQDGNVIDTPEVAQAKAAHFAEFARAAARAAEEAKNQPQTAEYSPQIPSQAYNYASAQPTAPTYLRQPSYQSQAPVYQSAPVQAPSYSQPSPVAYQPQYSNNANYVGPQNYAATAKPTPFVPAPLAEDGTVIDTPEVAALKAARLAELAEAEARAFKYAQEFKPEVGGQAYAGPTGQIPYNVGQYNSPASQVLPGPGLPYQAPQSAFAKSAFPPQSYQRVSNY, encoded by the exons ATGAGAGGCTTG ATCATTTTGTTCGCCGTGGTAGCGAGCTGCAGGGCCGGTTACGTGAGTCCCCCGAGCTACGGCGAGCCCCATGTTCATGCCCAGCCTCTGCCTCAAAGGTTCGCGCCCCCTGCTCCGGTTGGTCAAGACGGAAACGTAATCGACACGCCGGAAGTGGCTCAAGCCAAAGCTGCTCACTTCGCAGAGTTTGCTCGAGCAGCTGCCAGAGCTGCGGAGGAAGCCAAGAATCAACCTCAAACTGCTGAATACAGTCCTCAGATTCCATCGCAAGCTTACAACTATGCCTCCGCGCAGCCTACTGCTCCGACCTATCTGAGGCAACCGAGCTATCAGTCTCAGGCTCCTGTTTACCAGTCTGCTCCAG TCCAGGCTCCATCGTACAGCCAGCCTAGCCCGGTAGCCTACCAGCCCCAGTATAGCAACAACGCCAACTATGTTGGTCCACAAAACTATGCTGCTACCGCGAAGCCTACTCCCTTCGTTCCCGCTCCTCTCGCTGAAGATGGCACGGTAATTGACACGCCGGAAGTGGCTGCCCTGAAGGCCGCCAGGTTGGCGGAGTTGGCCGAGGCCGAAGCCAGGGCGTTCAAGTATGCCCAGGAGTTTAAACCGGAAGTCGGAGGCCAAG CCTACGCTGGACCGACCGGCCAAATCCCGTACAATGTGGGACAATACAATTCTCCCGCATCTCAAGTGCTGCCTGGCCCAGGACTGCCTTATCAAGCGCCGCAATCCGCATTCGCAAAATCTGCGTTCCCACCACAGAGCTATCAAAGAGTCAGCAACTATTGA
- the LOC143218927 gene encoding uncharacterized protein LOC143218927, whose amino-acid sequence MSPVGLAFVGLISVALAKPGILSSPLIATLTPGAPVGPDGRVVDTAEVAVAKAAHAAAQVNERINLANEAARSSLAVQTAVINPVSTLVGAGPAILVPGAPVGPDGRVVDTAEVAVAKAAHAAAQINERVNLANEAARSIAADLNRPASLVAGGLLTAGVPAATVGLDGRVLGTPTVVAKTHAAGLSVPLVAGGTVLVPGAQIGPDGRVQDTVEVAVAKAAHAAAHINEKLNLANEAARSADVLAVATPGLSYGRLVY is encoded by the exons ATGTCACCAGTTGGCTTGGCGTTCGTCGGATTGATCTCTGTCGCCCTGGCGAAGCCAGGCATATTGTCCAGCCCGTTGATCGCTACCCTAACACCTGGAGCACCAGTTGGACCGGATGGCAGGGTTGTAGACACAGCAGAGGTTGCTGTCGCCAAGGCTGCACACGCAGCTGCTCAGGTCAACGAGAGGATCAACCTTGCTAACGAGGCTGCTAGATCCTCCCTAGCTGTGCAAACCGCCGTCATCAATCCTGTTTCTACATTGGTGGGTGCTGGACCCGCTATACTAGTACCTGGAGCACCAGTTGGACCGGATGGCAGAGTTGTAGACACAGCAGAGGTCGCTGTTGCCAAGGCTGCTCATGCTGCTGCTCAGATCAACGAGAGAGTCAACCTGGCCAACGAAGCTGCTAGATCCATCGCGGCAGACTTAAACAG ACCCGCGTCTCTGGTAGCCGGCGGATTGTTAACAGCAGGAGTTCCAGCAGCCACGGTGGGTCTCGACGGTAGAGTGCTAGGCACTCCGACAGTGGTAGCCAAGACCCACGCGGCTGGACTCTCCGTACCCCTGGTGGCTGGCGGCACTGTCCTGGTACCAGGAGCACAGATTGGTCCCGATGGAAGAGTCCAGGACACGGTGGAAGTCGCGGTGGCAAAAGCTGCCCACGCGGCCGCTCATATCAACGAGAAACTGAACCTCGCCAACGAGGCGGCCAGATCCGCGGACGTTCTCGCCGTTGCCACACCCGGTCTGTCCTACGGAAGGCTTGTTTATTGA